The following proteins are encoded in a genomic region of Iodidimonas sp. SYSU 1G8:
- a CDS encoding lipid-binding SYLF domain-containing protein, with amino-acid sequence MRKALTFAAPLVLAGMLAGAPAYAADTPADPQALQNADADDREDANETVAEAAALMAKLKADPKVAPYLESARGVFLVPTYARGGLVAGASGGEGVMVQRTANGWSAPLFYNVGGISIGAQAGFEKGAVAFLLMNEKATAEFAQQDNFSLNADAGLTIVDYHKAGQASSGKGDVIVWSDKEGAFAGAMVGVSDIKPDDEENAAFYGKVVEPGAVLSGAEKGPGNNPLR; translated from the coding sequence ATGAGAAAAGCACTGACATTCGCGGCACCGCTGGTTCTGGCCGGCATGCTGGCCGGCGCTCCCGCGTACGCGGCGGATACGCCCGCCGACCCTCAGGCGCTGCAGAACGCGGACGCCGATGACAGGGAAGACGCCAACGAGACGGTCGCCGAGGCAGCCGCGCTGATGGCCAAGCTGAAGGCCGATCCCAAGGTGGCGCCGTATCTCGAAAGCGCACGCGGCGTGTTCCTCGTGCCGACCTATGCGCGTGGCGGTCTGGTCGCCGGCGCTTCGGGCGGCGAAGGCGTGATGGTACAGCGCACGGCCAATGGCTGGAGCGCACCGCTGTTCTACAATGTGGGCGGCATCAGCATCGGCGCGCAGGCGGGTTTTGAGAAGGGCGCCGTCGCCTTCCTGTTGATGAACGAAAAGGCCACCGCCGAATTCGCCCAGCAGGATAATTTCTCGCTCAATGCCGATGCGGGTCTGACCATCGTCGATTACCACAAGGCAGGTCAGGCATCCTCGGGCAAGGGCGACGTGATCGTCTGGTCCGACAAGGAGGGCGCGTTCGCCGGCGCCATGGTCGGTGTCAGCGACATCAAGCCGGATGACGAGGAAAATGCCGCATTCTACGGCAAGGTCGTCGAGCCGGGCGCCGTTCTGTCGGGCGCGGAGAAGGGTCCCGGGAACAATCCCCTTCGCTAA
- a CDS encoding xanthine dehydrogenase family protein subunit M, with product MYNFTYHRAGSVDSAAAKLAESGDGKLLAGGMTLLPTMKARLAQPSDLIDLNEIEGLKGITVSGGTVTIGAMTRHADVAASAEVAQAIPALAKLAGLIGDPAVRNRGTIGGSISNNDPSADYPAAVVGLGATVVTNKREIAGEDFFTGMFETALDEGEIVTAVRFPVPEKAAYFKFPNPASRYAVVGVMVASTSGGVRVAVTGAAPCVFRQSDMEKALSASFSADALAGITQDADGLNDDLHASAAYRANLVVVGAKRAVAEIA from the coding sequence ATGTATAATTTCACCTATCATCGCGCGGGCAGCGTAGACAGCGCCGCGGCCAAGCTGGCCGAAAGCGGCGACGGCAAGCTGCTTGCCGGCGGCATGACCCTGTTGCCGACCATGAAGGCGCGGCTGGCCCAGCCGAGCGACCTGATCGACCTCAACGAGATCGAAGGCCTCAAGGGCATCACCGTCTCGGGCGGCACCGTCACCATCGGCGCCATGACCCGTCACGCCGATGTGGCGGCCTCCGCCGAGGTGGCGCAGGCCATTCCGGCGCTGGCCAAGCTCGCCGGCCTGATCGGCGACCCGGCCGTGCGCAATCGCGGCACCATCGGTGGCTCGATCTCCAACAACGATCCGTCGGCCGATTATCCGGCGGCGGTTGTCGGGCTGGGCGCGACCGTCGTGACCAACAAGCGCGAGATCGCCGGCGAGGACTTCTTCACCGGCATGTTCGAAACCGCCCTCGACGAGGGTGAGATCGTCACCGCCGTCCGCTTTCCGGTGCCCGAGAAGGCTGCCTATTTCAAGTTCCCGAACCCGGCCTCGCGCTATGCGGTCGTCGGGGTGATGGTCGCCAGCACGTCGGGCGGCGTTCGCGTCGCCGTGACTGGGGCCGCTCCGTGCGTATTCCGCCAGTCGGACATGGAGAAGGCGCTGTCGGCCAGTTTCAGCGCCGATGCGCTTGCCGGGATCACGCAGGATGCGGATGGTCTCAACGACGACCTGCACGCCTCGGCGGCGTACCGCGCCAATCTGGTGGTGGTCGGCGCCAAACGGGCCGTCGCGGAAATCGCCTGA
- a CDS encoding molybdopterin-binding/glycosyltransferase family 2 protein gives MIYADMPVDEAEGAILAHGQFAGARKLQKGHKVSAADIAALTAAGIRRVAGFRLEAGDLDEDAAAGQVAASVTGPGISRSAAFTGRCNLFAEFDGVLVYDRDRLDALNLVDEAVTLAALPPFEAVRQGQMLATVKIIPFAVPGTLVTTCRAVAAEGLLSVAPYKALRVGLVETLIPGGRNKPSDKLVRVTEERLTGVGAVLAETVQCAHDARDIATSLSAQIAAGRDLVLIAGASAITDRRDVVPAAIVAAGGQIDHFGMPVDPGNLLLLGHVGRVSVIGLPGCARSPKINGFDFVLQRLAAGLEVTPRDIMRMGAGGLLKEIGARPLPRAQATAQPAGSNEPSSGRAPRISGIVMAAGTSSRMGGRNKLLRQIGGAPMIRRSVEAVLASAAAPVIVVTGRDAEEMRAALVGLAVSFVHNSDFAAGMAGSLKTGLAALPADTDGAVVVLGDMPYVTAGHIDRLIAAYDEDEGRTICVPTHDGKWGNPVLWSRRYFPEMLAITGDKGARELLHTYAEKLCEVPMDDSGILKDFDTPDAFEDAGH, from the coding sequence ATGATCTATGCCGACATGCCGGTGGATGAGGCCGAAGGCGCCATTCTGGCGCACGGCCAGTTCGCCGGAGCCCGCAAGCTGCAGAAGGGCCACAAGGTCTCCGCCGCCGATATCGCCGCCCTGACGGCGGCCGGCATCAGGCGCGTCGCGGGCTTTCGCCTCGAGGCGGGCGACCTGGACGAGGACGCCGCCGCCGGACAGGTCGCAGCATCGGTGACAGGCCCCGGGATCAGCCGCAGCGCCGCTTTTACCGGCCGCTGCAACCTGTTCGCTGAATTCGATGGCGTGCTGGTCTATGACCGGGACAGGCTGGACGCGCTCAACCTCGTCGACGAAGCCGTGACCCTTGCCGCGCTGCCGCCCTTCGAAGCTGTCAGGCAGGGGCAGATGCTGGCGACCGTGAAGATCATTCCCTTCGCCGTTCCTGGAACGCTGGTCACTACATGCCGGGCGGTCGCCGCCGAAGGACTGCTGTCCGTCGCGCCCTACAAGGCCCTTCGGGTCGGCCTTGTCGAGACCCTGATCCCCGGCGGCAGGAACAAGCCCTCCGACAAGCTCGTCCGGGTGACCGAGGAAAGGCTGACCGGCGTGGGTGCGGTGCTGGCGGAAACGGTCCAGTGTGCCCACGATGCGCGGGATATCGCGACATCGCTGTCGGCCCAGATCGCGGCGGGCCGGGACTTGGTGCTGATCGCCGGCGCCAGCGCCATTACCGACCGGCGCGACGTGGTGCCGGCGGCCATCGTCGCGGCGGGCGGCCAGATCGACCATTTCGGCATGCCCGTCGATCCCGGCAACCTGCTGCTGCTGGGTCATGTGGGACGCGTCTCCGTGATCGGCCTGCCCGGCTGTGCCCGCTCGCCCAAAATCAACGGCTTCGATTTCGTGCTGCAGCGACTGGCGGCTGGGCTCGAGGTGACGCCGAGGGACATCATGCGCATGGGCGCGGGCGGCCTGCTCAAGGAAATCGGCGCCCGACCCCTGCCCCGCGCCCAGGCAACCGCCCAACCGGCGGGCTCGAACGAGCCGTCATCAGGCCGCGCGCCGCGTATTTCGGGCATCGTCATGGCGGCGGGAACGTCGAGCCGCATGGGCGGGCGGAACAAGTTGCTGCGCCAGATCGGCGGCGCCCCCATGATCCGGCGCAGCGTCGAGGCCGTGCTGGCCAGCGCCGCCGCGCCCGTCATCGTGGTCACCGGCAGGGACGCCGAAGAGATGCGGGCGGCCCTTGTCGGCCTCGCCGTCTCCTTTGTCCACAATTCGGACTTCGCCGCGGGCATGGCCGGCAGCCTGAAAACCGGTCTCGCCGCCCTGCCCGCCGACACGGACGGCGCGGTCGTTGTGCTGGGCGACATGCCCTACGTGACCGCCGGGCACATCGACCGGCTGATCGCCGCCTATGACGAGGATGAAGGCCGTACCATCTGCGTGCCGACCCATGATGGCAAATGGGGCAATCCGGTGCTGTGGTCCCGCCGCTATTTTCCCGAGATGCTGGCGATCACCGGCGACAAGGGCGCGCGCGAGCTGCTGCACACTTATGCCGAGAAGCTCTGCGAGGTTCCGATGGACGATTCAGGCATCCTCAAGGATTTCGACACGCCGGATGCCTTCGAGGACGCGGGTCACTAA
- a CDS encoding carbon monoxide dehydrogenase subunit G: protein MDMSGEYHIPAPRQRVWEALNDPEILGRCIPGCESIQKTSETEMSAVVQAKVGPVSAKFSGAVTLEDMDPPNGYTIRGEGKGGVAGFAKGTAKVALADEEDGTRLTYTVDAAVGGKLAQVGARLVSSTIRKMADEFFGTFSQIVASGNAAAEAVPRDDVLPAAESGPADAEAPHDETSYPVQRGTPEKSWGSPFTIGLLVIAAILVIYFLVT, encoded by the coding sequence ATGGATATGAGCGGTGAGTACCATATTCCGGCGCCGCGCCAGCGTGTTTGGGAAGCGCTGAACGACCCGGAAATCCTCGGTCGTTGCATTCCCGGTTGCGAATCGATCCAGAAGACGTCCGAGACCGAAATGTCCGCCGTCGTGCAGGCCAAGGTGGGGCCGGTCAGCGCCAAATTCAGCGGCGCGGTCACGCTCGAGGACATGGATCCGCCGAACGGTTATACGATCAGGGGCGAAGGCAAGGGCGGTGTCGCCGGCTTCGCCAAGGGCACGGCCAAGGTCGCGCTCGCCGACGAGGAGGACGGTACCCGGCTGACATACACGGTCGACGCGGCCGTCGGCGGCAAGCTCGCCCAGGTTGGCGCCCGGCTGGTCAGCAGCACCATCAGGAAGATGGCCGACGAGTTTTTCGGCACGTTCAGCCAGATCGTCGCGTCAGGCAATGCGGCCGCCGAGGCCGTGCCGCGGGACGATGTCCTGCCCGCCGCCGAAAGCGGTCCGGCGGACGCCGAAGCGCCGCATGATGAAACCTCCTATCCGGTACAGCGCGGAACGCCGGAAAAAAGCTGGGGGTCGCCCTTTACCATAGGGCTTCTCGTGATTGCCGCGATTCTGGTGATATACTTCCTGGTAACGTAA
- a CDS encoding XdhC family protein, translated as MSIEVLKTARDWRREGRGVAIATVSSTWGSAPFPVGSQLAADDKGNFVGSVSGGCIEGAVIGEARQAIKDGKIRNLEFSVSDDQAWEVGLACGGTIRVFVEPIPNEIDRVLEAADRKQSVALTTDLHSGAHTLYDTASAPEPVRGAMRDDRSQPLEDGAFVRVFNTPRRIAIVGAVHIAQELVPMATRAGFDVTVIDPREAFASPERFPGVKLSTDWPDKAMRALEIDPRTAIVTLTHDPKLDDPALDVALASDAFYVGALGSKRTQAKRVTRLTEAGFTQDQIGRIHGPIGLDIRAQSPAEIAVSILAQIIAVQRGAMT; from the coding sequence ATGTCCATCGAGGTCCTCAAGACCGCGCGGGACTGGCGCAGGGAGGGGCGCGGCGTCGCCATCGCCACGGTGTCCAGCACCTGGGGATCGGCGCCGTTTCCCGTGGGCAGCCAGCTCGCCGCCGACGACAAGGGTAACTTTGTCGGCTCGGTATCGGGTGGCTGCATCGAAGGGGCGGTGATCGGCGAGGCGCGCCAAGCCATCAAGGACGGCAAGATCCGCAACCTGGAATTCAGCGTTTCGGACGACCAGGCATGGGAAGTCGGTCTCGCCTGCGGCGGCACCATCCGCGTCTTCGTTGAACCGATACCGAACGAGATCGACAGGGTGCTGGAGGCCGCCGACCGCAAGCAGTCGGTCGCCCTGACCACCGACCTGCACTCCGGCGCGCATACGCTCTATGACACGGCATCGGCGCCCGAGCCGGTGCGCGGCGCCATGCGCGACGACCGCAGCCAGCCGCTGGAGGACGGGGCGTTCGTGCGCGTGTTCAACACACCGCGCCGGATCGCCATCGTCGGCGCGGTCCACATCGCCCAGGAACTGGTGCCCATGGCGACGCGGGCAGGCTTCGACGTCACGGTGATCGACCCGCGCGAGGCCTTCGCCAGCCCGGAACGCTTCCCCGGCGTCAAGCTGTCCACCGACTGGCCGGACAAGGCCATGCGGGCGCTGGAGATCGATCCGCGCACGGCCATCGTCACCCTGACCCACGACCCCAAGCTGGACGATCCCGCGCTCGACGTGGCGCTCGCCTCCGACGCGTTCTATGTCGGCGCGCTGGGCTCGAAGCGCACCCAGGCCAAACGTGTCACACGGCTGACGGAGGCCGGATTCACCCAGGACCAGATCGGACGCATTCACGGCCCCATCGGCCTCGACATCCGCGCCCAGTCGCCGGCCGAAATCGCCGTCTCCATCCTGGCGCAGATCATCGCCGTCCAGCGCGGCGCGATGACATGA
- a CDS encoding NAD(P)-dependent oxidoreductase, whose protein sequence is MSGKAAFLGLGVMGFPMAGHLRAAGYEMSVYNRSPARAQAWVDKHGGRAAATPREAAAGCDLVFSCVGNDDDVRQVILGPEGALAAMAPGAVLVDHTTASAALARELEAAGKQRGIGVLDAPVSGGQAGAENGKLTVMVGGDPAVFAKAEAAMNVYAKAVRLMGPAGHGQLTKMVNQICIAGVVQGLSEGIHFAKQAGLDPRAVVDVIRHGAAQSWQMENRFETMTDGHFTHGFAVDWMRKDLGMTLDEARRNGAHLPLTALVDQFYGEVQGLGGGRWDTSSLLARLEALTRRD, encoded by the coding sequence GTGTCCGGTAAAGCGGCGTTTCTGGGACTGGGTGTGATGGGCTTTCCCATGGCCGGCCATCTGCGGGCGGCCGGCTATGAAATGAGCGTCTACAACCGCTCGCCGGCGAGGGCGCAGGCGTGGGTCGACAAGCATGGCGGCCGGGCTGCGGCAACCCCGCGCGAGGCGGCGGCGGGCTGCGATCTGGTGTTCTCGTGCGTCGGCAATGACGATGACGTTCGTCAGGTGATCCTGGGGCCGGAGGGCGCGCTGGCGGCCATGGCGCCGGGTGCTGTCCTGGTCGATCACACCACGGCGTCGGCGGCACTGGCGCGTGAGCTGGAGGCGGCCGGAAAGCAGCGCGGCATCGGCGTTCTTGACGCGCCGGTGTCGGGCGGGCAGGCGGGGGCCGAGAATGGTAAGCTGACGGTCATGGTGGGCGGCGATCCCGCCGTGTTCGCCAAAGCCGAGGCGGCCATGAACGTCTATGCCAAGGCCGTCCGCCTGATGGGGCCGGCGGGTCATGGCCAGTTGACCAAGATGGTCAACCAGATCTGCATCGCGGGCGTGGTGCAGGGACTGTCGGAAGGCATCCATTTCGCCAAGCAGGCGGGGCTGGACCCGCGCGCGGTGGTCGATGTCATCCGCCACGGCGCGGCGCAGAGCTGGCAGATGGAAAACCGCTTCGAGACCATGACCGACGGGCACTTCACCCATGGCTTCGCCGTCGACTGGATGCGCAAGGACCTGGGGATGACGCTGGACGAGGCGCGGCGCAATGGCGCGCATTTGCCGCTCACGGCGCTGGTGGACCAGTTCTATGGCGAGGTGCAGGGCCTAGGCGGTGGCCGCTGGGACACGTCCAGCCTGCTGGCGCGGCTCGAGGCGCTGACGCGGCGCGATTGA
- a CDS encoding (2Fe-2S)-binding protein: MTVKVTTTVNGRQVSGDVEPNTLLVEFVRENLGLTGTHVGCDTSQCGACTVHMDGKPIKSCTILAVQAEGHQVVTIEGIGAPGALHPMQAAFQENHGLQCGYCTPGMIMAGIGIVERNKGKTLSEETIRAELEGNICRCTGYHNIVKSIAAAARDM; the protein is encoded by the coding sequence ATGACGGTTAAGGTAACAACGACGGTGAACGGCCGTCAGGTGTCGGGCGATGTCGAGCCCAACACGCTGCTGGTCGAGTTCGTCCGTGAAAATCTGGGGCTGACCGGCACCCATGTGGGTTGCGACACCAGCCAGTGCGGCGCCTGCACGGTCCATATGGATGGCAAGCCTATCAAGTCCTGCACCATTCTGGCGGTCCAGGCCGAGGGCCATCAGGTCGTCACGATCGAGGGCATCGGCGCGCCGGGGGCGCTGCACCCGATGCAGGCGGCATTCCAGGAAAATCACGGCCTGCAGTGCGGCTATTGCACGCCGGGCATGATCATGGCCGGCATCGGCATCGTCGAGCGAAACAAGGGCAAGACCCTCAGCGAAGAGACGATCCGGGCCGAACTGGAAGGCAATATCTGCCGCTGCACCGGCTACCACAACATCGTGAAGTCCATCGCCGCCGCCGCGCGGGACATGTGA
- a CDS encoding glycerate kinase yields the protein MQVLRDMFGAAVASASPSLCLPPHLPSPPKGRTIVVGAGKASAEMARVLEDHYPAPVEGLVVTRYGHGAPTRSIEVAEAGHPVPDAAGEAAARRILALVADLTADDLVIVLLSGGGSALLPVPAPGLTLADKQGVTSALLRSGATITEINCVRRHLSGIKGGRLAAAARPARLVTLAISDVPGDDPLVIASGPTVPDPTSFADALMVLDRYRVSVGPLVRACLERGADRVLRTRGAYVLIARPADVLRAAAGVAADAGYRPVILGDAIEGEAREVAKIHGALALDFLARRERVALISGGELTVTMQGVGIGGPNHEYALALMLACGGTPGLGGMACDTDGIDGVTNAAGAWFDGQTLASARGLGLDPADVLRRNDVGAFFAALDRQLVTGPTRTNVNDFRAVLIDP from the coding sequence ATGCAGGTATTGCGGGACATGTTCGGCGCGGCGGTCGCATCGGCCTCGCCGTCGCTTTGCCTGCCGCCGCATCTGCCATCCCCGCCCAAAGGCCGCACCATCGTTGTCGGCGCCGGCAAGGCCAGCGCCGAGATGGCGCGCGTGCTTGAGGACCACTATCCCGCGCCGGTCGAGGGGCTCGTGGTGACGCGTTACGGCCATGGCGCGCCGACCCGGTCCATCGAGGTTGCCGAGGCGGGCCATCCGGTACCGGACGCCGCTGGCGAGGCAGCGGCCCGCCGTATCCTGGCCCTGGTCGCGGACCTGACGGCGGACGATCTGGTGATCGTGCTGCTCTCGGGCGGCGGCTCGGCGCTGCTGCCCGTCCCGGCGCCGGGGCTCACGCTGGCCGACAAGCAGGGTGTCACGTCGGCGCTGCTTCGCTCGGGCGCGACCATCACCGAGATCAACTGCGTCCGCCGGCATCTTTCAGGGATCAAGGGCGGCCGGCTGGCGGCGGCCGCGCGGCCCGCGCGCCTGGTCACGCTGGCGATCTCGGACGTACCGGGCGATGATCCGCTGGTGATCGCGTCGGGGCCGACCGTGCCCGATCCCACCAGCTTCGCCGATGCCCTGATGGTGCTCGATCGTTACCGGGTGTCGGTCGGTCCTCTCGTTCGCGCCTGTCTGGAGCGCGGCGCCGACCGCGTGCTCCGGACACGGGGCGCGTATGTGCTGATCGCCCGGCCGGCCGACGTCCTTCGCGCCGCCGCTGGGGTGGCCGCGGATGCTGGCTACCGACCGGTGATCCTGGGCGATGCCATCGAAGGCGAGGCGCGGGAGGTCGCGAAGATACACGGTGCGCTGGCGCTGGACTTTCTGGCCCGCCGCGAACGGGTCGCCCTGATCTCGGGCGGTGAGCTGACGGTGACCATGCAGGGCGTCGGGATCGGAGGTCCCAACCACGAATATGCGCTCGCCCTCATGCTCGCCTGTGGCGGAACGCCTGGTCTCGGCGGGATGGCGTGCGACACGGACGGGATCGATGGCGTCACGAACGCCGCCGGCGCCTGGTTCGACGGCCAGACCCTCGCCTCAGCCCGTGGGCTGGGGCTCGATCCAGCCGATGTCTTGAGGCGCAACGACGTGGGGGCGTTCTTCGCCGCTCTCGACCGGCAGCTGGTGACCGGTCCGACGCGCACCAACGTCAACGATTTCCGGGCGGTACTGATCGACCCATGA
- a CDS encoding xanthine dehydrogenase family protein molybdopterin-binding subunit produces the protein MQKFGIGQPVRRTEDVRFVTGNGSYTDDINLPGQAHGYVLRSPYAHARIKSLDTTAAKAAPGVIAVFTSADLAAAGVNDIPCFAGGFIKNKDGSNIFAPGRPALAKDRLLYVGDGIAFIVAETVNQAKDAAELIEIDVEDLPAAANLRDAVAPGAPTIWAEAPNNLAFDWEMGNNEASLEAFSKARHVTKIDLVHNRIATNAMEPRAAIGEFSTGEDRYVLRTCTQGANGMQAGIAGAVFGIEPSKLRVFTPDVGGGFGMKTFIYPEHVLVLFAAKALGRPVKWNGERIEAFTSDTGGRDMLTHAELAIDENNRVTAFRVINQANMGGYMSMNGPFIPTVAHARILGGVYNIPNVYVNVLGYMSNSVPVDAYRGAGRPEAAYIIERAMDQAARELGLAPDEFRRINFVTPEQMPYSHPFGFTFDSGEFERNMEDAKRNAKWSTLAERKAESRARGKARGIGMAYYIETTLGMPTEAAEILFLEDETVEIVTGTMSNGQGHETAWAQVVAEQLGVPFEKIRLVQGDTDRVKSGQGTGGSHSLYMAAGAFQETSNVIIKKGKIIASLMLDEEPQTIEFNEGLFRVPGTNKSVGIMEVAAKARQANELDLPAETKEMFVDGLNSAAKYKYNNSTFPNGCHICEVEVDPDTGKVDILAYTVVDDFGRLVNPLLVAGQVHGGVVQGIGQALTEDWLYDSDTGQLITGSFMDYGMPRADDMCHIDFSYNEILCKTNPYGIKGCGEAGTIGACPSLMNAIVDALVPYGVTAMDMPATPLRVWKAVQANSRQAAE, from the coding sequence ATGCAGAAATTCGGTATCGGTCAGCCGGTCCGTCGGACGGAAGATGTCCGCTTTGTCACGGGTAATGGCTCCTATACGGATGACATCAACCTGCCCGGCCAGGCGCATGGCTACGTGCTCCGCTCGCCCTATGCCCATGCCCGAATCAAGTCTCTGGATACCACGGCCGCAAAGGCCGCGCCCGGCGTGATCGCGGTCTTCACCTCGGCCGATCTCGCGGCGGCGGGCGTCAACGACATCCCGTGCTTCGCCGGCGGCTTCATCAAGAACAAGGATGGCAGCAACATCTTCGCGCCGGGTCGGCCCGCGCTGGCCAAGGATCGCCTGCTGTACGTGGGCGACGGCATCGCCTTCATCGTCGCCGAGACGGTGAACCAGGCCAAGGACGCCGCCGAACTGATCGAGATCGACGTCGAGGATCTGCCGGCCGCCGCCAATCTAAGGGACGCGGTCGCGCCGGGCGCGCCGACCATCTGGGCCGAGGCGCCGAACAATCTCGCCTTCGACTGGGAAATGGGCAACAACGAGGCCTCGCTGGAGGCATTCTCCAAAGCCCGCCACGTCACCAAGATCGATCTGGTGCACAACCGCATCGCCACCAACGCCATGGAGCCGCGCGCCGCCATCGGTGAATTCAGCACGGGCGAAGACCGTTACGTGCTGCGCACCTGCACCCAGGGCGCGAACGGCATGCAGGCCGGCATCGCGGGCGCCGTGTTCGGCATCGAGCCGTCCAAGCTGCGCGTCTTCACGCCGGATGTCGGCGGCGGCTTCGGCATGAAGACCTTCATCTATCCGGAACACGTCCTGGTGCTGTTCGCCGCCAAGGCGCTGGGCCGTCCCGTCAAGTGGAATGGCGAGCGCATCGAGGCGTTCACCAGCGACACGGGCGGCCGCGACATGCTGACCCATGCCGAGCTGGCCATCGACGAGAACAACCGGGTCACCGCCTTCCGCGTGATCAATCAGGCCAACATGGGCGGCTACATGTCCATGAACGGCCCCTTTATCCCGACCGTGGCCCATGCCCGCATTCTCGGCGGCGTCTACAACATCCCCAACGTCTATGTGAACGTGCTGGGCTACATGTCCAACTCGGTCCCCGTCGATGCCTATCGCGGCGCCGGCCGTCCGGAAGCCGCCTACATCATCGAGCGCGCCATGGACCAGGCCGCGCGCGAGCTGGGCCTCGCGCCCGACGAGTTCCGCCGCATCAATTTCGTCACGCCCGAGCAGATGCCCTACTCGCACCCGTTCGGCTTCACGTTCGACAGCGGCGAGTTCGAGCGCAACATGGAAGACGCCAAGCGCAACGCCAAATGGTCCACCCTGGCCGAGCGCAAGGCCGAATCCCGCGCCAGGGGCAAGGCCCGCGGTATCGGCATGGCCTACTACATCGAAACGACGCTCGGCATGCCCACGGAAGCCGCCGAGATCCTGTTCCTTGAGGACGAGACCGTCGAGATCGTTACCGGCACCATGTCCAACGGCCAGGGCCACGAGACGGCCTGGGCGCAGGTGGTGGCCGAGCAGCTCGGAGTGCCGTTCGAGAAGATCCGGCTGGTCCAGGGCGACACCGACCGCGTGAAGTCCGGCCAGGGCACCGGCGGCTCCCACTCCCTCTACATGGCGGCCGGTGCGTTCCAGGAAACCTCCAACGTCATCATCAAGAAGGGCAAGATCATCGCCTCGCTGATGCTGGACGAGGAGCCGCAGACCATCGAGTTCAACGAGGGCCTGTTCCGTGTTCCCGGCACCAACAAGTCGGTGGGTATCATGGAAGTGGCCGCCAAGGCGCGTCAGGCGAACGAGCTCGACCTGCCGGCCGAGACCAAGGAGATGTTCGTCGACGGCCTGAACAGCGCCGCCAAGTACAAGTACAACAACTCCACCTTCCCGAACGGCTGCCACATCTGCGAGGTCGAGGTCGATCCGGACACCGGCAAGGTGGACATTCTCGCCTATACGGTGGTCGATGATTTCGGCCGTCTGGTGAACCCGCTGCTGGTCGCCGGTCAGGTGCATGGCGGCGTCGTCCAGGGCATCGGCCAGGCGCTGACCGAGGACTGGCTCTATGACAGCGACACCGGCCAGCTGATCACCGGCTCGTTCATGGATTACGGCATGCCGCGCGCCGACGACATGTGTCACATCGATTTCTCGTACAACGAGATCCTGTGCAAGACCAACCCGTACGGCATCAAGGGCTGCGGCGAAGCCGGTACCATCGGCGCGTGTCCGTCGCTGATGAACGCCATCGTCGACGCGCTCGTCCCCTATGGCGTCACCGCCATGGACATGCCGGCCACGCCGCTGCGCGTGTGGAAGGCCGTTCAGGCGAACAGCCGCCAGGCGGCGGAGTAA
- a CDS encoding TetR/AcrR family transcriptional regulator, with translation MALTRRVQRRGLGLNLDEAQSASMGWQAQKSAATQRRVLESAIACFVEAGYSRTTTTLIADRAGLSRGAMLHHFPSKAEVVKAAVDYLHAKRLRAFRKAVAAIPPGGDRLRAALRAYWSHVTHPLFFAFVELKVTGRTDPELAEILEPAQAAFDEEWNDTARELFPEWHDDPEGLEMALDLLQYMLDGMALNLKDDKPDSHVERMLDYLENRLRELRPRAASTKAAE, from the coding sequence GTGGCACTGACACGACGCGTTCAGCGCAGGGGCCTCGGCCTTAACCTGGACGAAGCGCAATCGGCCTCGATGGGTTGGCAGGCACAAAAGAGTGCGGCGACCCAGCGCCGCGTGCTCGAATCCGCCATCGCGTGTTTCGTCGAAGCAGGATATTCCCGCACCACCACGACGCTGATCGCCGATCGCGCCGGCCTGTCCCGCGGCGCCATGCTGCATCATTTCCCATCCAAGGCCGAAGTGGTCAAGGCGGCAGTCGACTACCTGCACGCAAAGCGCCTGCGCGCTTTTCGCAAGGCGGTGGCCGCTATCCCGCCGGGCGGCGATCGCCTGCGCGCCGCGCTGCGCGCCTACTGGTCGCACGTCACCCATCCGCTGTTCTTCGCCTTCGTCGAATTGAAGGTCACCGGTCGCACGGATCCGGAACTGGCGGAAATCCTCGAGCCGGCGCAGGCTGCGTTCGACGAGGAATGGAATGACACCGCTCGCGAGCTGTTCCCGGAATGGCACGACGATCCGGAAGGCCTCGAGATGGCTCTCGACCTGCTGCAGTACATGCTGGACGGCATGGCGCTGAACCTGAAGGACGACAAGCCGGACAGCCATGTCGAGCGCATGCTCGACTATCTGGAGAACCGCCTGCGCGAGCTGCGCCCGCGCGCGGCCTCGACCAAGGCGGCCGAGTAG